The following coding sequences are from one Arachis hypogaea cultivar Tifrunner chromosome 7, arahy.Tifrunner.gnm2.J5K5, whole genome shotgun sequence window:
- the LOC112701307 gene encoding pentatricopeptide repeat-containing protein At3g49740-like, translating into MKPWFSQQIFIHTFSKDQPLNIFRLNRILAEFTRSNQYTESFKLFTKIHSSQSLRPDNYTLSTAITTSANSQNLTFGNQLHTHAIQTGLKSHSHVSNSLLSLYSKVHDLHSVMCVFEEIQFPDVYSWTTLLSACTRLDHVDYALQVFDQMPNRNNVATWNAIITGCTDDNGHEDFAISLFKDMHRIGIRPDGYTFASMLSLCKNVELLDYGRHVHSEVVKSGFLARTSVINSLITMYFNCERVADAYEVFEEAGAALRDHITYNSMIDGLVNMERNEDAFLTFKDMLQACLRPTELTFVSVMSSSLPFGFGCQAQALAIKMGFIDFTAVNNATMTMYSGFRNLNEVENIFESMNERDLVSWNIMISSYAQDDISKAAIMTYLKMRRATTEPDEFTYGSVLAASDTSHTVEMIHSLLLKNGLMKVEVLNALISAYSRHGNIKCAFLIFSDLPYKNLISWNSIISGLAINGYLLQGFEQFSALLDTYLKPNAYTLSLALSICSSISAMTHGKQIHCYILRHGFSSEVSLGNALVTLYAKCGSLGMSLGVFNAMIERDTISWNALISAYGQHGLGEEAVGCFESMQTLPGIKPDHATFTAVLSACSHAGLVEEGTHIFYKMVKIYGFLPSVDHFSCIVDLLGRSGYLDEAERVIEGGYFGAHSDLCWSLFSACAAHGNLRLGRRIAKLLLERDHNNPSVSVLLSNIYAAAGQWEEAARLRDVMRAFGNTKQPGCSWIRA; encoded by the coding sequence ATGAAGCCTTGGTTTTCCCAACAAATTTTCATTCACACATTTTCTAAGGACCAACCCCTTAACATTTTCAGGCTCAACCGCATTCTTGCAGAATTCACACGCTCAAACCAATACACAGAATCATTCAAACTCTTCACCAAAATTCACTCATCACAATCCCTCAGACCAGACAATTACACACTCTCCACAGCAATAACTACCTCAGCAAACTCTCAAAATCTCACCTTCGGCAACCAACTTCACACCCATGCCATCCAAACAGGCCTCAAGTCCCATTCCCATGTTTCAAATTCCTTGCTTTCTCTGTATTCCAAGGTCCATGATCTTCATTCTGTTATGTGTGTCTTTGAAGAAATCCAATTTCCAGATGTGTATTCATGGACTACACTGTTATCTGCATGTACTAGGCTTGACCATGTTGATTATGCTCTTCAAGTGTTTGATCAAATGCCCAATAGGAACAATGTGGCAACTTGGAATGCCATCATTACTGGGTGCACAGATGATAATGGGCACGAAGATTTTGCTATCAGCTTGTTCAAAGATATGCACAGGATTGGTATTAGGCCTGATGGTTACACCTTTGCGAGCATGTTGAGTTTATGCAAAAATGTGGAGCTTTTGGATTATGGTAGACATGTGCATTCGGAAGTTGTCAAGAGTGGTTTCTTGGCTAGGACTTCTGTCATCAATTCTCTAATCACCATGTATTTTAACTGTGAACGCGTTGCGGATGCCTATGAGGTGTTTGAGGAAGCAGGAGCTGCTTTGCGTGATCATATTACTTATAATTCAATGATTGACGGTCTTGTAAACATGGAGAGAAATGAAGATGCATTCTTAACGTTCAAGGACATGCTACAGGCTTGTCTTCGTCCGACTGAGCTTACATTTGTGAGTGTCATGAGCTCTTCTTTGCCTTTTGGATTTGGATGTCAAGCACAAGCATTAGCTATCAAAATGGGTTTTATTGATTTTACAGCTGTGAATAATGCAACAATGACCATGTATTCCGGCTTCAGGAATTTAAATGAAGTTGAGAATATTTTTGAGAGTATGAATGAAAGGGATCTTGTTTCATGGAACATAATGATTTCAAGCTATGCTCAAGACGACATTAGCAAAGCAGCAATCATGACCTATTTGAAAATGAGGAGAGCTACAACTGAACCAGATGAATTTACTTACGGAAGTGTGCTAGCTGCTTCAGACACTTCACACACTGTGGAGATGATCCATTCCCTCTTGTTGAAAAATGGGCTTATGAAAGTTGAAGTTTTGAATGCACTTATTTCAGCATATAgcagacatggaaacataaaatgtGCCTTTCTAATTTTCTCTGATCTTCCCTACAAAAATTTGATATCTTGGAACAGCATCATATCTGGATTAGCAATAAATGGATACCTTTTGCAAGGGTTCGAGCAGTTCTCGGCATTACTTGACACATATCTCAAGCCAAATGCGTATACCCTTAGTCTTGCTTTGAGCATTTGTTCTAGCATTTCAGCCATGACTCATGGGAAACAGATCCACTGTTACATACTACGCCATGGATTTTCTTCAGAAGTTTCTTTAGGCAATGCTTTGGTGACATTGTATGCCAAATGTGGATCCTTAGGCATGTCTTTGGGAGTTTTCAATGCAATGATTGAAAGAGATACGATCTCTTGGAATGCTCTCATATCTGCTTATGGGCAACACGGGCTAGGCGAAGAAGCTGTGGGCTGTTTTGAGTCAATGCAAACCTTACCCGGTATCAAACCGGATCATGCTACCTTCACTGCAGTTCTTTCAGCTTGCAGCCATGCAGGTTTGGTAGAAGAAGGTACCCATATTTTTTATAAGATGGTGAAAATTTATGGGTTTTTGCCAAGCGTGGATCATTTTTCTTGCATAGTTGATCTGTTGGGTCGCAGCGGATACCTTGATGAGGCAGAAAGAGTGATTGAAGGTGGTTACTTTGGAGCGCATTCTGATTTATGCTGGTCTTTGTTCAGTGCATGTGCCGCACATGGTAATCTAAGACTGGGAAGAAGAATTGCTAAACTTCTCCTGGAAAGAGATCATAACAATCCATCAGTCAGCGTGCTTTTGTCGAATATCTATGCCGCTGCAGGGCAGTGGGAAGAAGCAGCTCGTCTGAGGGATGTGATGAGAGCATTTGGGAACACAAAGCAACCTGGTTGCAGTTGGATCAGAGCCTAA